In Indioceanicola profundi, the genomic stretch GTAGCTGCCGATGCTCTTCTGCTCGATCCGGCCGATCAAACCGGCCTCCTCATAGGCCTCGCGCGCGGCGAGCTGCCAAGGCTTGTGGTCCTTTTCCGGCCAGCCTTTGGGCAGCACCCAGCGCCGCGTCTCGCGGGAGGTTACCAGCATCACCTGGGGAAAACCGTCCACGATGCGAAACGGAAGTGCGGCGTACTGTGTGCGCGGCTCGTCGCTGCTGATCTTGTTCTTCTTCATCGATTCCCGATGCTGCCCGGCGGCCTTGTGTTCGATGGGCTCAAAGGACAGCATTACATCATTTGCTTATGAAACAGCTAAATCCAACCAACCCAAAGCCGGGCCAATTGGGGCTTGGCTGTGACATATAGGTGCCCGAGCTGCCTGTTTTCAGGGCAACCTTGGTCCAGGCTACGGCAACCTACGGCCTAGGTCGCCTATCCCGAAAGGGCTTATCGATGAGAATGATCAAGCAGCTCGGTGAGGAAAGCGGGGTGTCTGCCCGCAATGCTCCGGAAAGGGCGTTCACGATTGCACTTCTCTGCCGGCTGAGCTGCGCCGGGCCGGGATGGCGACCAGGGCCACGCCGGCCGCGATGGCGAGGGAGCTGACGATGAGGCCCGGGGTAAGCGGTTCGCCGAGCATGGTGACGGAGATGGCGATCCCGGTGACCGGCACGCCAAGCATCACGGTCGATATGGCCGTCGCCGGCAGCCGGGTGCTGGCCGCGTTCACGGCGCAGAAGCAGAAGGCGGTGGCGACCGGCCCGATGAAGAGGAGCGTGGCCCAGAAGCCGGCGCTGCCGTCGCCCGTGAACGGTCCCTCCATCACGACCGCGGCGACCAGCAGCAAGGCGGTCGCGAACAGCATCTGCCAGGGCGCCAGCGCATAGGCGGACGACAAGCCCCTGGCATGGCGCAGATGCAGGATGCAGACGGCCCAGCAGAAAGACGCGCCCAGCAGCATCGCATGGGCCTGGATAACCTCTTCCCGGCTCCAGTCGATGGTCAGCGGATTGACCAGGACCGCCACCCCGATAATGGCCAGGAGCACGCCGCCGATCCGCGCCGCCGATACCTGTTCACGGAACAGGAGGATGGAGGCCGGTGCGACCCACAGGGGCGTCGTGTAGCTCAGAATGGCGGAGCGTCCGGCCGGCAGCTGGGTCAGGGCGATCACCACCAGCGCCGTGAACAGCGTCATCTGCAATCCGCCGACGGAGGCGACAAGCGGCCAGTCCTCCGCACGCGGCAGGCGCAGCGTCCCCTGGACCGCCTGCACCAGGAACAGACAGCCCGCGCCAGTGGCGAAGCGAAGGGCGGACATCCAGATCGGGGAGACATGCTCCAGCCCGATCTTCATGACCGGCCAGTTGGCGCCCCAGAGCAGGATGGCCGCCGCGAGCGTCAGGGCCGCAGCGAACCGATCCCGACGATCTTGCGGCTCTACCCGTCCTACCTCCCGCTCCGGGCACAGGCCTGAGGGCGGGCGTGCGGGCAGAGGGGAGGGGGGCTGCGTGCCAGCCGCGAGACACGGAGGACACGGCGCCTGGAAGCTGGTGCCGGGCATGGTCAACCCCGATGCTGGAGAACCGGAAGAGCCGGAAGAGC encodes the following:
- a CDS encoding NUDIX hydrolase translates to MKKNKISSDEPRTQYAALPFRIVDGFPQVMLVTSRETRRWVLPKGWPEKDHKPWQLAAREAYEEAGLIGRIEQKSIGSYHYNKWLDEKTFVPCQVSVFVMQVERQLEDWPEKSQRETRWFTPGQAAMVVDEGGLVRLLLGFGAVYA
- a CDS encoding DMT family transporter, giving the protein MPARPPSGLCPEREVGRVEPQDRRDRFAAALTLAAAILLWGANWPVMKIGLEHVSPIWMSALRFATGAGCLFLVQAVQGTLRLPRAEDWPLVASVGGLQMTLFTALVVIALTQLPAGRSAILSYTTPLWVAPASILLFREQVSAARIGGVLLAIIGVAVLVNPLTIDWSREEVIQAHAMLLGASFCWAVCILHLRHARGLSSAYALAPWQMLFATALLLVAAVVMEGPFTGDGSAGFWATLLFIGPVATAFCFCAVNAASTRLPATAISTVMLGVPVTGIAISVTMLGEPLTPGLIVSSLAIAAGVALVAIPARRSSAGREVQS